The Saccopteryx leptura isolate mSacLep1 chromosome 2, mSacLep1_pri_phased_curated, whole genome shotgun sequence genome has a window encoding:
- the LOC136391209 gene encoding olfactory receptor 1J4-like, with translation MRPENQSNVSEFLLLGLPMRPGQEHGFFTLFLGMYLTTVLGNLLIILLIRLDSRLHTPMYFFLSHLAFSDISLSSVTVPKMLTNMQTRQQSILYVGCVFQLYFFMVFAGIDNFLLAVMAYDRYVAICHPLHYTTIMRKGLCVLLVAGSWILSCVNALLHTLLLVQLSFCADNTISHFYCDLSALLKLSCSDIFLNELFIFLEAGLLLFLPLCIILSSYVRIGTIILRVPSTKGLYKAFSTCGSHLFVVSLYYGTIAGVYIFSSSWDSTDIIASVMYMVITPMLNPFIYSLRNRDIKQALVMCVNRVNVFKLQSVNPLIAVRIK, from the coding sequence ATGAGGCCCGAGAACCAGAGCAACGTGTCCGAGttcctcctcctggggctccccaTGCGGCCAGGGCAGGAGCACGGGTTCTTCACCCTGTTCCTGGGCATGTACCTGACCACGGTGCTGGGCAACCTGCTCATCATCCTGCTCATCAGGCTGGACTCCCGCCTGCACAcacccatgtacttcttcctcagccacttggccttctctgacatttctctgtcATCTGTCACTGTCCCCAAGATGCTCACGAACATGCAGACTCGGCAACAATCCATCCTCTATGTGGGATGTGTTTTTCAGCTGTATTTTTTCATGGTTTTTGCTGGTATTGACAATTTTCTTCTGGCAGTGATGGCATATGACAGGTACGTGGCCATCTGTCACCCTCTACACTACACCACCATCATGAGGAAGGGGCTGTGTGTGCTGCTGGTGGCTGGGTCCTGGATTTTGTCCTGTGTCAATGCCCTGTTGCACACCCTCCTCCTGGTCCAACTGTCCTTCTGTGCTGACAACACCATCAGCCACTTCTACTGTGACCTGTCTGCGCTCCTGAAGCTCAGCTGCTCTGACATCTTCCTCAATGAGCTGTTCATCTTCCTTGAGGCAGGATtgcttttattccttcctttgtgTATTATTTTGAGCTCATATGTCCGTATAGGGACCATCATCTTGAGGGTCCCCTCTACTAAGGGACTCTATAAAGCCTTTTCTACATGTGGCTCCCATCTCTTTGTGGTGTCCTTATACTACGGGACAATTGCAGGTGTTTATATTTTCTCCTCCTCGTGGGATTCCACGGACATCATTGCTTCGGTCATGTACATGGTAATTACCCCCATGCTGAACCCCTTCATCTACAGCCTGAGGAACAGAGACATCAAACAGGCCTTGGTAATGTGTGTCAACAGGGTTAATGTCTTTAAGTTGCAATCAGTAAATCCTCTTATCGCAGTCAGGATCAAGTGA